Proteins encoded together in one Planctopirus ephydatiae window:
- a CDS encoding FHA domain-containing protein, whose translation MLKAELKILVGKHQGKVIPLAARKFLVGREQDCHLRPNSDLVSRHHCVFTIDDYAVRLRDLGSTNGTQVNGENIRGEVILNESDRVTIGKLELQLLLKTEANIETQSAAEARQGTTALGTALNEENAARATLELANFSMAMPVDTAAQDTSYEMVAYTPEVATGDTAIVGSPPPPLTPAPPPGFANVGAPQQGYPQQPYPAGMPQYQNPQYPGMPNPAFPNSGIGYPAAGYPAAGYPQGMYPAGYPMPGYPQQAYPGVPGYAGQSPAYPPTAPMPGYAPQPVETPQAQGPSAGVVPPPIRLPNPEETGAVEVAPPPAAGGPSPSKTEKPSDKAGDIIKQYLNRRGGR comes from the coding sequence ATGCTCAAAGCAGAGTTAAAAATCCTCGTTGGTAAGCATCAGGGAAAAGTCATTCCCCTGGCAGCGAGAAAGTTTCTCGTTGGCCGTGAGCAAGATTGCCACTTGAGGCCTAACAGTGATCTTGTCAGTCGCCACCATTGTGTCTTTACCATCGATGATTATGCCGTCCGCCTGAGAGACCTAGGCAGTACCAATGGCACGCAGGTCAATGGTGAGAATATTCGCGGAGAAGTGATTCTTAACGAAAGTGATCGGGTCACCATTGGCAAACTGGAACTGCAACTGCTCCTCAAAACCGAAGCCAATATTGAGACACAATCCGCTGCCGAAGCTCGGCAAGGCACCACAGCATTAGGCACTGCTCTCAATGAAGAAAACGCTGCCCGAGCGACTTTGGAACTGGCCAACTTCTCAATGGCCATGCCTGTCGATACAGCAGCTCAAGACACCAGCTATGAAATGGTGGCTTACACTCCCGAGGTCGCCACTGGCGATACCGCAATTGTGGGAAGTCCTCCTCCACCTTTAACCCCTGCGCCTCCTCCAGGCTTCGCCAACGTCGGAGCACCTCAGCAAGGTTATCCTCAGCAGCCATACCCGGCTGGCATGCCCCAGTACCAGAATCCTCAATACCCCGGCATGCCAAATCCGGCATTCCCTAATTCCGGAATTGGTTATCCAGCCGCAGGTTACCCGGCCGCTGGCTACCCACAAGGAATGTATCCTGCCGGCTATCCCATGCCGGGCTACCCTCAGCAGGCCTATCCAGGGGTTCCAGGTTATGCAGGACAATCTCCCGCATATCCACCAACTGCCCCCATGCCCGGCTATGCTCCTCAACCGGTGGAAACACCTCAGGCACAGGGGCCTTCAGCCGGTGTCGTCCCGCCACCGATCAGGCTCCCCAATCCTGAAGAGACCGGCGCTGTCGAAGTCGCACCACCTCCTGCTGCTGGTGGCCCTTCGCCTTCAAAAACGGAAAAACCTTCAGATAAAGCGGGCGACATCATCAAGCAGTACTTGAATCGACGTGGCGGTCGCTGA
- a CDS encoding RNA polymerase sigma factor, whose translation MTETSEIQLVDRCLEGEPDATVLFVRKFERLVYSIAIRMLGHHQDAEDVTQESLTRAIRHLGNWNPARPLKPWLLAIVVNRCKSRLSLKSRPQGTSLEEHSAQHLSVPATQTQSAIQAETALQIQLAMESLKPEYRQVFELFYKEERSVDEISQLLNIPEGTVKTWLHRGRKALATILKERQLISESSK comes from the coding sequence ATGACTGAAACGTCGGAAATCCAGCTTGTCGATCGTTGCCTCGAGGGTGAACCTGACGCGACAGTTCTCTTCGTGCGCAAATTTGAGCGGCTCGTCTATTCCATTGCGATCCGTATGCTGGGGCATCATCAGGATGCGGAAGACGTTACGCAGGAGTCACTCACGCGGGCCATCAGGCATCTGGGTAACTGGAATCCCGCACGTCCGCTGAAACCCTGGCTGTTAGCGATTGTCGTCAACCGTTGTAAATCCAGACTGAGCTTGAAATCTCGTCCGCAGGGAACTTCCCTCGAAGAGCATTCGGCACAGCACCTCAGCGTCCCGGCAACTCAGACGCAATCGGCCATCCAGGCAGAAACCGCCCTTCAAATTCAATTGGCTATGGAGAGCCTTAAACCCGAGTATCGACAGGTCTTTGAATTGTTTTACAAAGAAGAGCGATCTGTCGATGAAATCTCTCAACTCCTGAATATTCCTGAGGGAACCGTCAAAACCTGGCTCCATCGCGGTCGCAAGGCACTCGCAACAATTCTCAAAGAGCGACAACTCATTTCCGAATCCTCAAAATGA
- a CDS encoding riboflavin synthase: MQDTRSGEVGMFTGLVEGMGQIEAVVSEPGGVRIVVSPPVQMLLPEDPAVLGESVAINGCCLTVVELQNQGNPTEKWSFQAGSETLSKTNLGALTSGASVNLERAMKANARFGGHIVQGHVDGTARILSIDHEAEWVFMAFALTPELARQLVPKGSVTVDGVSLTVVEAKRDGFSVALIPHTLKETTLGQRQVGDTVNIETDILGKYVERLMAGR; this comes from the coding sequence ATGCAGGATACACGTTCGGGAGAAGTTGGCATGTTTACGGGATTGGTCGAAGGGATGGGGCAGATTGAGGCTGTAGTCTCGGAACCTGGGGGAGTCAGGATCGTAGTTTCTCCGCCAGTGCAGATGCTCTTGCCCGAAGATCCTGCCGTGCTGGGCGAAAGCGTGGCGATTAATGGCTGCTGCCTGACTGTGGTGGAGCTTCAGAACCAAGGAAACCCCACCGAGAAATGGAGTTTTCAGGCGGGGAGTGAGACGCTGTCGAAAACGAATCTCGGTGCTTTAACCAGCGGTGCGAGTGTGAATCTGGAGCGGGCGATGAAAGCCAATGCCCGTTTTGGAGGCCATATTGTGCAGGGCCACGTCGATGGGACTGCCAGGATCTTGTCGATCGATCACGAGGCGGAGTGGGTCTTTATGGCATTCGCGTTAACTCCGGAACTGGCACGGCAACTGGTGCCTAAGGGGAGTGTGACGGTCGATGGTGTGAGTTTGACTGTCGTCGAGGCCAAACGGGATGGTTTCAGCGTGGCGTTGATTCCCCATACGTTGAAAGAAACGACGTTAGGCCAGCGTCAGGTGGGCGACACAGTGAATATCGAGACAGACATTCTGGGGAAGTATGTCGAGCGGCTGATGGCCGGACGGTAA
- the eno gene encoding phosphopyruvate hydratase: MSLAITSVHAREILDSRGNPTVEVDIELEDGTIGRAAVPSGASTGAHEACELRDTSDKKRYLGKGVRKAVENVNETIADALIDLNVTDQAAIDHTMIELDGTPNKSRLGANAILACSLAAAHAAARASFLPLYRYLGGVGANTLPVPLMNIINGGAHANNGIDLQEFMIVPTGFTSFSEGLRAGAEVFHSLKKVLHDQHMSTAVGDEGGFAPDLKTNEDALKVILEAIEKAGYEPGKQIKLALDCASTEFYDTKTGLYDIDGKKVNGDELVGIWQSWAEKYPIVSIEDGCSEDDWDTWKKLTDAIGKKVQLVGDDLFVTNVKRLQEGIDRGVGNSILVKVNQIGSLTETIDAVQLAYRNGYTAIMSHRSGETEDTTIADLAVALGTGQIKTGSASRTDRIAKYNQLLRIEELLGKDARYGGTLKA; the protein is encoded by the coding sequence ATGTCACTTGCAATCACCAGCGTCCACGCCCGCGAAATCCTCGATAGCCGCGGCAACCCGACTGTTGAAGTCGATATCGAACTCGAAGACGGCACCATCGGCCGCGCCGCTGTTCCCAGCGGTGCCAGTACCGGCGCCCACGAAGCCTGCGAACTTCGTGACACTTCCGACAAAAAGCGTTACCTCGGCAAGGGGGTCCGCAAGGCCGTCGAGAACGTCAACGAAACCATTGCCGACGCCCTCATCGACCTCAACGTCACCGACCAGGCCGCCATCGATCACACCATGATCGAGCTCGATGGCACGCCCAACAAGTCACGCCTGGGTGCCAACGCCATCCTCGCCTGCTCGCTGGCCGCTGCTCACGCTGCCGCCCGTGCCAGTTTTCTGCCCCTCTACCGTTACCTGGGTGGTGTCGGCGCCAACACTCTGCCAGTCCCTCTGATGAACATCATCAACGGTGGTGCCCATGCCAATAACGGCATCGACCTCCAGGAATTCATGATCGTCCCCACCGGCTTCACCTCGTTCTCCGAAGGCCTCCGCGCCGGTGCCGAAGTCTTCCACAGCCTCAAGAAGGTGCTGCACGACCAGCACATGAGCACTGCCGTCGGTGACGAAGGGGGCTTCGCTCCCGATCTCAAGACCAACGAGGACGCCCTCAAGGTCATCCTCGAAGCCATTGAAAAGGCCGGCTACGAACCCGGCAAGCAGATCAAGCTCGCCCTCGACTGTGCCTCGACCGAGTTCTACGACACCAAGACCGGCCTCTATGACATCGACGGCAAGAAGGTCAACGGCGACGAACTCGTCGGCATCTGGCAAAGCTGGGCCGAGAAGTATCCGATCGTCTCCATCGAGGACGGCTGCTCCGAAGACGACTGGGACACCTGGAAGAAGCTGACCGACGCCATCGGCAAGAAGGTTCAGCTCGTGGGCGACGACCTGTTCGTTACCAACGTCAAGCGGCTTCAGGAAGGCATCGACAGGGGTGTGGGCAACAGCATCCTCGTGAAGGTCAATCAGATCGGCTCGCTGACCGAAACGATCGACGCCGTCCAACTCGCCTACCGCAACGGCTACACCGCCATCATGAGCCATCGTTCGGGCGAAACCGAAGATACGACGATCGCCGACCTGGCCGTGGCTCTTGGCACCGGCCAGATCAAGACCGGCTCCGCCAGCCGCACCGACCGCATCGCCAAGTACAACCAGCTCCTCCGCATCGAGGAACTCCTCGGCAAAGACGCCCGCTACGGCGGTACGCTCAAGGCGTAA
- a CDS encoding cation diffusion facilitator family transporter — protein MLNKTEVHNQPASPADRCESAGCGHDHDHDHDHGHDHCYRPDAVQQGLPIVPVRTCGHGHSHGHGHIHAHGASINLGIAFGLNLLFTIIEFAGGYWTNSIAITTDAVHDLGDCLSLGLAWWLQIVSRQPRSPRFTYGMGRLSPLGAFLTGIVLIFGLVYVMGESVQRLWDPQPVAGEKVVLIAILGLVFNGFAAWRLHGGMTLNEQVASWHLWEDTLGWAAVLVGGAIMSIWHVPLLDPLLAIGLAVFVLWNVSRNLWRVGELFLQSLPEGMDAKALESMVQSIEGVQKVENLHAWTLDGERHVLTMRVTCSPATFEEVEQVKARIREKAGQLGFEAVTIET, from the coding sequence TTGTTGAATAAAACTGAAGTCCACAATCAGCCAGCCTCTCCCGCTGACCGATGTGAATCGGCTGGCTGTGGACATGACCACGATCACGACCATGACCATGGTCACGATCACTGTTATCGGCCAGATGCTGTGCAGCAGGGGCTGCCAATTGTGCCAGTTCGTACGTGCGGTCATGGTCATTCGCATGGACACGGGCATATCCATGCCCATGGGGCAAGTATCAACCTGGGGATTGCGTTTGGGTTGAACCTGCTGTTTACGATCATCGAGTTTGCGGGGGGCTACTGGACGAACAGCATTGCGATTACGACGGATGCCGTGCACGACCTGGGAGATTGCCTGTCGCTGGGCCTGGCATGGTGGCTGCAGATTGTTTCGAGGCAACCACGAAGTCCGCGGTTCACTTATGGGATGGGGCGTTTGTCGCCTTTGGGGGCCTTTCTCACTGGCATCGTGCTGATCTTCGGGTTGGTTTATGTGATGGGAGAATCTGTGCAGCGGTTATGGGATCCACAACCTGTCGCAGGCGAGAAGGTAGTGCTGATTGCCATTCTGGGATTGGTCTTCAATGGATTTGCTGCCTGGAGACTGCACGGTGGGATGACACTCAACGAGCAGGTGGCGAGTTGGCACTTGTGGGAAGATACACTGGGTTGGGCAGCAGTGCTGGTGGGTGGTGCCATCATGTCGATCTGGCATGTTCCGCTGCTCGATCCACTGCTGGCAATCGGTCTGGCGGTCTTCGTGTTGTGGAATGTAAGTCGAAATCTGTGGCGTGTGGGCGAGTTGTTTTTGCAGTCACTCCCGGAAGGGATGGATGCGAAAGCGCTGGAATCGATGGTGCAATCGATTGAAGGTGTGCAGAAGGTCGAAAATCTCCATGCGTGGACACTCGATGGTGAACGGCATGTGCTGACGATGCGAGTGACCTGTTCGCCAGCGACCTTCGAAGAGGTCGAACAGGTCAAAGCCCGCATCCGGGAAAAAGCCGGTCAGTTGGGCTTTGAAGCGGTCACGATCGAGACTTGA
- a CDS encoding LssY C-terminal domain-containing protein — protein MICRATGFGRFERWAMVSQEVDHAVDSDQLRHPAGGRREWLSTLRYGLIVVLLGYLAVAYVVLPLGWWRYEKRHPALTNAPTLTHTKLGIPGDPLNVGFVGSEEQLIKAFHAIGWTEAEKIDLKSSVGIAESTVLDRPDAVAPVSSLYLFGRKQDLAFELPVGESARQRHHVRLWRCEEKDDQGRLFWIGSVTFDERVGLSHTTEEITHHISPDVDGERDGLLNSMLKAKQIEAIEYVNDFQPQAQGKNGGGDPWKTDQRLGWGTLID, from the coding sequence GTGATATGTCGTGCAACGGGCTTTGGACGATTTGAAAGGTGGGCCATGGTCAGCCAGGAAGTGGATCACGCTGTCGATTCTGATCAGCTCAGGCACCCTGCTGGTGGCCGACGGGAGTGGCTTTCGACGTTGCGCTACGGGCTGATTGTCGTGCTCTTGGGTTATCTGGCTGTGGCGTATGTTGTTTTACCTTTGGGCTGGTGGCGGTATGAGAAGCGGCACCCGGCTTTGACGAATGCCCCCACGCTCACACATACCAAGCTGGGAATTCCTGGTGATCCATTAAATGTGGGTTTTGTGGGGAGTGAAGAGCAATTGATCAAAGCTTTTCATGCGATTGGCTGGACGGAAGCCGAGAAGATTGATCTGAAATCGAGCGTGGGGATTGCCGAGAGCACAGTGCTTGACCGTCCGGATGCTGTCGCTCCAGTAAGCAGTTTGTACCTGTTCGGCCGTAAGCAGGATCTCGCCTTTGAATTGCCAGTGGGTGAGAGTGCCCGCCAGCGGCATCATGTTCGATTGTGGCGTTGTGAAGAGAAAGACGACCAGGGGCGACTCTTTTGGATCGGGAGTGTGACATTCGATGAGCGGGTGGGATTGAGCCATACGACGGAAGAGATCACCCACCATATCAGCCCTGATGTCGATGGTGAACGAGATGGGCTGTTGAATTCCATGCTCAAGGCCAAGCAGATTGAGGCCATTGAATATGTGAATGATTTTCAGCCTCAAGCCCAGGGGAAGAATGGCGGTGGAGATCCCTGGAAGACCGATCAGCGATTGGGCTGGGGCACGTTGATCGATTGA
- a CDS encoding lipoate--protein ligase family protein, producing MAEDICTRLLDLWPVEVDRIDYSLPTAPDNLAFDEALLLTVNDEPEAACVRFWELRRHAVILGRSNSREKEVDAAACVADGVEIYRRCSGGGTVVAGPGCLMFTVVVPLTAEISKLGVPATTCQLLGRIVKQLRPIVGDVQIKGTSDLVVGERKFSGNAQKYSRHALLHHGSILYGFDLPRISRYLNMPSRQPDYRVGRGHDEFVMNVAATREQLTSAIATAWNADEDEHFVPPSDLTAQLARERYRTPEWNA from the coding sequence ATGGCGGAGGACATTTGCACGCGATTGCTGGATCTTTGGCCGGTAGAAGTGGATCGGATTGATTATTCGTTGCCGACAGCTCCGGACAATCTGGCCTTCGACGAAGCCTTATTGCTGACCGTGAACGATGAGCCAGAAGCGGCCTGTGTGCGGTTTTGGGAGCTGCGTCGGCATGCTGTGATCTTGGGGCGTTCGAACTCGCGTGAGAAAGAGGTGGATGCAGCGGCCTGTGTTGCTGATGGAGTGGAAATCTATCGGCGATGCAGTGGGGGTGGGACTGTTGTGGCTGGCCCGGGGTGTCTGATGTTCACAGTCGTGGTGCCACTTACGGCAGAGATTTCCAAACTGGGAGTGCCGGCGACAACCTGTCAGTTGTTAGGCAGAATCGTCAAGCAATTACGTCCCATTGTGGGTGATGTGCAGATCAAGGGGACGAGTGATCTGGTGGTTGGTGAGCGGAAGTTTTCCGGGAATGCCCAGAAATATAGTCGGCATGCGCTGTTGCACCATGGTTCGATTTTGTATGGATTTGATCTGCCAAGAATCAGTCGCTATCTGAACATGCCCTCTCGGCAGCCCGATTATCGAGTCGGTCGCGGCCATGATGAGTTTGTGATGAATGTGGCGGCGACGCGCGAACAGCTCACGTCTGCAATTGCCACTGCCTGGAACGCTGATGAAGATGAGCACTTTGTGCCCCCTTCTGATCTGACGGCCCAGTTGGCGCGGGAGAGATATCGCACTCCGGAGTGGAACGCCTGA
- a CDS encoding SIS domain-containing protein — protein sequence MFADREPYAGFGLVADMLAVPQVIREFDPQVVSETAQEVRAAGRLLLTGEGSSRLFPGKNAIMYSRQQGWPCVLHTEAGRQSQDYALNDWAVLAASNSGKTAEVIRLFTQLKGAGHPALYSLTALAASPLEALAKRGHVLKCGKEGAVAATKSVIEQALVVRALVEAVAGVSNLKGQLPTLADQVQKVLTQPIDGEIIEKLANARTIYFAGRNDGVAEELTLKTNEITRKPSDFLEGTYAVHGIEEIMQADDVVVWINPYAESEHKFMDVLVKGVGLTVVTISPRETMFPNIQIPDGGSLSGFVELCAGWNLLVEIGMALGVNVDKPQRARKVGNEFVAG from the coding sequence ATGTTTGCTGATCGTGAGCCGTATGCCGGGTTTGGACTTGTGGCCGATATGCTGGCTGTGCCCCAGGTGATTCGTGAGTTCGATCCTCAAGTGGTGAGTGAGACAGCCCAGGAGGTTCGTGCGGCTGGTCGATTGCTGCTGACAGGCGAAGGATCGAGCCGACTCTTCCCGGGGAAGAATGCCATCATGTACTCCCGCCAGCAGGGGTGGCCGTGCGTGCTGCATACGGAAGCTGGTCGGCAGTCGCAGGATTATGCCTTGAACGACTGGGCAGTCTTGGCGGCTTCAAATAGTGGCAAGACAGCAGAAGTGATTCGGCTGTTTACGCAGCTCAAAGGGGCCGGGCATCCGGCACTCTACAGTTTGACGGCTCTGGCGGCATCACCTCTGGAAGCTCTTGCCAAACGAGGACATGTCCTGAAGTGTGGTAAAGAAGGTGCGGTCGCAGCCACCAAGAGTGTGATTGAACAGGCTCTGGTGGTGCGGGCACTGGTTGAAGCTGTGGCGGGTGTATCGAATCTCAAGGGCCAGCTGCCGACACTCGCTGATCAGGTGCAGAAAGTGCTGACTCAGCCGATTGATGGGGAGATCATCGAGAAGCTCGCTAACGCCAGGACAATCTATTTCGCGGGACGGAATGATGGTGTCGCGGAAGAGCTGACACTCAAGACCAATGAAATCACGCGTAAGCCCAGCGATTTCCTGGAAGGGACGTATGCCGTCCATGGGATTGAAGAGATCATGCAGGCCGACGATGTGGTGGTGTGGATCAATCCATATGCCGAGTCCGAACATAAGTTCATGGATGTGCTGGTGAAGGGAGTGGGCTTGACCGTCGTGACCATTTCGCCCCGCGAGACGATGTTCCCGAACATTCAGATTCCGGATGGGGGAAGTCTTTCAGGATTTGTCGAGCTGTGTGCCGGCTGGAACCTGCTGGTGGAGATTGGCATGGCTCTGGGCGTGAATGTGGATAAGCCTCAGAGAGCCCGTAAAGTGGGCAACGAGTTCGTGGCAGGTTAA
- a CDS encoding diphosphate--fructose-6-phosphate 1-phosphotransferase → MLAGNALIGQSGGPTSVINTSLLGVLETARKSKPIQRVFGMRFGIEGVLGDHLVDFSNEDAAVLKGLRGTPGSALGSSRLKLKDEHFPAVLKQLKKYNIRYYFMIGGNDTMDTIHRVVKYAGENGHEMIGVGVPKTVDNDLFGTDHTPGFPSAARYVAMSVLQGGLLAKDMQRVDQFVVFQTVGRSAGWLPAAAACARGNGLTAPHVILFPESSFVRDAFLNVVKKAQEKHGFVSIVCGEGIRDADGQPVSASQTRDKFNNVEFGAMGGTSAAMMLHRMISDEFGWRGEFQVTESLQMCAADRGLKLDLDEAYACGKEAVRLALAGTSGVMVTMQRVGKKTDPYQIGFGTIPLGEVANHERPMPDNFISKDGFDVTKAFLDYAKPLVGELPTYSVLAAKKGKA, encoded by the coding sequence ATGCTCGCAGGCAATGCACTGATTGGACAATCGGGTGGGCCGACATCTGTCATTAATACATCGCTTCTGGGGGTGCTGGAGACAGCCCGGAAGAGTAAGCCCATTCAGCGTGTGTTTGGCATGCGGTTTGGCATTGAAGGTGTTCTCGGTGACCACCTCGTTGATTTTTCCAATGAAGACGCGGCAGTCTTAAAGGGATTGCGGGGAACCCCAGGTTCGGCACTCGGTTCGAGCCGCCTGAAGCTGAAGGATGAGCATTTTCCGGCAGTGCTTAAGCAGCTGAAAAAGTACAATATCCGCTATTACTTCATGATTGGCGGTAACGACACGATGGATACGATCCACCGTGTCGTGAAGTATGCCGGGGAAAACGGCCATGAGATGATTGGTGTGGGTGTGCCGAAGACGGTCGATAATGATCTGTTTGGCACTGATCATACCCCTGGCTTTCCGAGTGCAGCCCGTTATGTGGCCATGAGTGTGCTGCAGGGTGGGCTTCTGGCAAAAGACATGCAGCGTGTCGATCAGTTTGTCGTGTTTCAGACGGTCGGACGCAGTGCGGGTTGGCTGCCAGCAGCGGCGGCATGTGCCCGAGGAAACGGTCTGACGGCACCGCACGTGATTCTCTTCCCGGAGAGTTCTTTTGTTCGCGATGCATTTTTGAATGTGGTGAAGAAAGCTCAAGAGAAGCACGGGTTTGTTTCGATTGTCTGCGGCGAAGGGATCCGTGATGCCGACGGCCAGCCGGTGAGTGCTTCGCAGACTCGTGACAAGTTTAACAATGTCGAGTTTGGTGCGATGGGCGGAACCAGTGCGGCCATGATGCTCCACCGGATGATTTCGGATGAGTTCGGCTGGCGTGGTGAATTCCAGGTGACGGAATCGTTGCAGATGTGTGCGGCAGACCGCGGGCTGAAGCTCGATCTCGATGAAGCTTATGCCTGTGGTAAAGAGGCTGTTCGGCTGGCTCTCGCGGGAACCAGCGGCGTGATGGTGACGATGCAGCGTGTCGGGAAGAAGACCGACCCTTACCAGATTGGTTTTGGTACGATTCCTTTGGGAGAAGTCGCCAATCATGAGCGTCCGATGCCGGACAACTTTATCTCCAAAGATGGCTTTGATGTGACGAAGGCCTTTTTGGACTATGCGAAGCCTCTGGTGGGCGAATTGCCGACTTACAGCGTGCTGGCAGCGAAGAAGGGGAAGGCGTAG
- a CDS encoding glutamine amidotransferase → MTRVLYCGDTSLETAAGYLAGLMTSWQWEFDYIPSHVGLDVGELLAKQDLVILSDYPAERMTAQAIDQLVMMVKAGCGLVMLGGWESYHGLGGNWDQTLLAEVLPVDIKSADDRINFDQPTLAIPAAIKSVSHPILQNLPWEDRPPTIGGLNRITAKAKAQTLLMARVWRPTFSIEHGKTTWEHADHHPLLVVGEAGAGRVAAFASDVAPHWVGGLVDWGDERVTSQAPGAGAIEVGNLYSQFFRQMLEWVAKSTR, encoded by the coding sequence GTGACCAGAGTCCTTTACTGCGGCGACACTTCGCTGGAGACGGCGGCTGGTTATCTGGCGGGCCTGATGACCTCGTGGCAATGGGAGTTTGACTATATCCCCAGTCATGTCGGGCTGGATGTTGGTGAACTGCTGGCAAAGCAAGATCTGGTCATTCTGAGTGATTATCCTGCAGAACGAATGACCGCACAGGCCATCGATCAACTGGTCATGATGGTCAAGGCGGGCTGTGGATTGGTGATGCTGGGTGGCTGGGAAAGCTACCATGGTCTGGGTGGGAACTGGGACCAGACCTTATTGGCTGAAGTCTTGCCGGTGGACATCAAATCTGCTGATGACCGGATCAACTTTGACCAGCCGACGTTGGCAATTCCGGCAGCGATCAAAAGTGTATCTCATCCGATTCTGCAGAATCTTCCTTGGGAAGATCGTCCGCCGACCATTGGGGGACTCAATCGGATCACGGCTAAAGCCAAGGCTCAAACATTGCTGATGGCCCGGGTCTGGCGACCGACCTTCAGTATCGAGCATGGGAAAACCACTTGGGAACACGCAGATCATCACCCACTCCTGGTGGTGGGAGAAGCAGGCGCTGGGCGAGTGGCTGCATTTGCCAGTGATGTAGCACCTCACTGGGTGGGTGGACTGGTGGATTGGGGCGACGAGCGTGTGACGTCACAGGCTCCGGGAGCCGGAGCGATCGAAGTGGGAAATCTCTATTCGCAGTTTTTCCGGCAGATGCTGGAGTGGGTCGCCAAGTCAACGCGATGA